A region of the Chlamydia buteonis genome:
AACATTTCCATCCTCTGGGCATTGCTTCTCCATCTCTACAAGATTATTGGCTCTTACATTTAGAAGGCTCCCCACACTATCTTGCTTACAAGATTATCAAAGAGCACTACTCTCTTTTGATTAACTGTGACTTCCTCCGTATAGCAAAGAAATGTCACTGCTCCCCTTCAGACTTAAGACATGCTCTTAAAAATGCATTAACTACAGTCCCGTGGTGCCCTGCCAAAGGGTATGCTTCCTCCTCCAATATACAACCCGCGCTTCCTGACGTCTATGTCACTAAAAAAGATCGGGTTTGGGAGATTCAAATCAGTTCCAAAGGACTACCTCCTATAAAACTTAATAGCGAAGTATTTCATATTTATGAACAGCTACCTAGAGAGGAAAAAAAGACCCTCACACAGCAAATTCTTTCTGCTAAATGGCTGATTAAAAACTTAAGAAAACGAGAACAAACATTGTTTTCTATTATTGAAAAAATCCTGCCTCATCAAGAAAACTTTCTCCTGGGCAAAACATCATGCCCTAAACCATTGTCTGTAAAAAATTTATCGAAAGAATTGCCCTATCATGAATCTACGATATTTCGTGCTATAGAAAATAAAACATTGGCAGGCCCTATTGGCATCATACCTCTGAAACACCTCTTCCCTCGTACTGCAAGTACTAGTGATTCTCAATCCAAAGAAACTATATTACAATGGATTCATCAATGGGTAGCCTCTGAAACAACACCTTTGTCTGACGCTGATATTAGCAAACGCATCTCACAACAGGGCATCCAATGTGCCCGTCGTACGGTAGCTAAATACCGAACACAATTAAAAATTCTCCCTGCTTATAAAAGAAAAACTCATTCGCAAATGTAAAGCGGTTTTACATTTTAGCAATTAGGTAAAGTACGCTATATAGATTTGCTGCCAGCGAACATTTTCTAATTTCTGTTCTCTAGCATATTTTTCAAGAACCGGAATAGGTTGTGTTGCAAACATACGAATCTCAGCATCTGTAAGTCTTAGCATTACCCATAAAGGAGGAATCCCCAGCATTTTACGGATTTTCTTCATAGCACGACGAAAATAGCTCTGTATGATCAATAATCTTGTCCCGAAATACACAGGTGTAGCAAGAATACAGGCAAGACCTACTAAAGGAGACCATAAAGCTAACCCTAGCCCAGAAAGAACAAAGAAAAATAAGCAGTAGTGCTCTCCTGGAGAACGAAATAATGGTCCTAAAAAGCGCCTCCAAACTTTTGGTGAGGTTTGATAAGCTAAAACCTCTTCAAACATAGGTTCATAAAACTTCATACGTGCAGCGTGTACGGCTTCATGAGAAAGAATTTCTTCTTTAGAATACATATAAAACCAACGCGCGGCTTTACGTAGATGTTTGCGTAGCTGTATGGTTACATAGTTGTTGG
Encoded here:
- the rpoN gene encoding RNA polymerase factor sigma-54 codes for the protein MFQHHQKLSLNYLPSLRMQQGLQMLQSPITELSSYILQQIIHNPFFDLSSLEEEEWSTCSSLPSVDASYSRPESLFSHLLTQVQQTFDRSEDLLIAQHIIGNLSDQGLFLSSPEELSLQLEVSLETIYKVWKTIQHFHPLGIASPSLQDYWLLHLEGSPHYLAYKIIKEHYSLLINCDFLRIAKKCHCSPSDLRHALKNALTTVPWCPAKGYASSSNIQPALPDVYVTKKDRVWEIQISSKGLPPIKLNSEVFHIYEQLPREEKKTLTQQILSAKWLIKNLRKREQTLFSIIEKILPHQENFLLGKTSCPKPLSVKNLSKELPYHESTIFRAIENKTLAGPIGIIPLKHLFPRTASTSDSQSKETILQWIHQWVASETTPLSDADISKRISQQGIQCARRTVAKYRTQLKILPAYKRKTHSQM